From the genome of Pyxidicoccus trucidator, one region includes:
- a CDS encoding zinc metalloprotease — MKKMWSSVVAVTTALSLTACQSEEPKPAAEAADFQIIGGQVIDEAFFDENKVGACATVDFGPEAAARAPTPEEAAKFEKRAAADNMVNVAWHIITNGTAGSVSDAQIAQQLAVLNAAYAGKGFQFQTTSIDRTSNSKWYGMAPGSKNESNAKTALAKDPTTTLNIYTAAPGQGLLGWATFPWSYAASNKQHGVVLLHSSLPGGSAAPYNLGDTATHEVGHYLGLYHTFQGGCAAPGDSVDDTPAEASAAFGCPAGRDTCSGAGADPIYNFMDYTDDACMNAFTAGQVTRMAWAVSTYKPAL; from the coding sequence ATGAAGAAGATGTGGTCGAGTGTCGTCGCCGTGACTACCGCCCTGAGCCTCACCGCCTGCCAGAGCGAGGAGCCGAAGCCCGCCGCCGAGGCCGCCGACTTCCAGATCATCGGGGGTCAGGTCATCGACGAGGCCTTCTTCGATGAGAACAAGGTCGGCGCGTGCGCCACGGTGGACTTCGGGCCGGAGGCCGCCGCCCGCGCCCCGACGCCGGAGGAGGCCGCGAAGTTCGAGAAGCGCGCCGCCGCCGACAACATGGTGAACGTGGCCTGGCACATCATCACCAACGGCACCGCGGGCAGCGTGTCGGACGCGCAGATTGCCCAGCAGCTGGCGGTGCTGAACGCGGCCTACGCCGGCAAGGGCTTCCAGTTCCAGACGACGTCCATCGACCGGACCAGCAACTCCAAGTGGTACGGCATGGCGCCGGGCTCGAAGAACGAGTCGAACGCGAAGACGGCGCTGGCGAAGGACCCGACCACGACGCTGAACATCTACACCGCGGCCCCGGGCCAGGGCCTGCTGGGCTGGGCCACCTTCCCGTGGTCCTACGCGGCGAGCAACAAGCAGCACGGCGTGGTGCTCCTGCACAGCTCGCTGCCCGGCGGCAGCGCGGCCCCGTACAACCTGGGCGACACGGCGACGCACGAGGTCGGCCACTACCTGGGCCTGTACCACACGTTCCAGGGCGGCTGCGCCGCCCCTGGCGACTCCGTGGATGACACCCCGGCCGAGGCCTCCGCCGCCTTCGGCTGCCCGGCGGGCCGCGACACCTGCTCCGGCGCCGGCGCGGACCCCATCTACAACTTCATGGACTACACCGACGACGCCTGCATGAACGCCTTCACGGCGGGCCAGGTGACGCGCATGGCGTGGGCCGTCTCCACGTACAAGCCGGCGCTGTAG
- a CDS encoding glycoside hydrolase family 1 protein, translating to MSTDALTFPADFTFGVATSAYQVEGGIENDWAEWERAGKLKEPHARCGRAVDHWHRYEEDYGLASAVGATAFRISLEWARIEPERGRFDGAALEAYRERLLKMKARGLRPVVTLHHFTHPTWFHRETPWHQPASVDAFRQYARRCAALLEGLDALVISFNEPMVLLLGGFLQGAIPPGLADGPTTMRAMENMVRAHAAAREELLSRLGRVELGISQNTLAFAPDRWWHPLDRALVRLGAQAYNHAFHEALATGKLRVTMPGVASTRVDIPGARDSVEFIGVNYYTRAHLRFAPRPPFIEFKYRDTQGRGLTDIGWEDWPEGFLQTLREVKRYGRPVWITENGIDDRSGTRRPHYLHTHLAQVLAARQLGVDVRGYLYWSLLDNFEWLEGWGPRFGLYHVDFDTLERRPTPACDYFRSVAVGRRLVPPGSPA from the coding sequence ATGAGCACCGACGCGCTGACCTTCCCCGCGGACTTCACCTTCGGCGTCGCCACCTCGGCGTACCAGGTGGAGGGCGGAATCGAGAACGACTGGGCCGAGTGGGAGCGGGCCGGGAAGCTGAAGGAGCCCCACGCGCGCTGCGGCCGCGCGGTGGACCACTGGCACCGCTACGAGGAGGACTACGGCCTGGCGAGCGCGGTGGGCGCCACCGCGTTCCGCATCTCACTGGAGTGGGCGCGAATCGAGCCGGAGCGGGGGCGCTTCGACGGCGCGGCGCTCGAGGCGTACCGGGAGCGGCTCCTGAAGATGAAGGCCCGGGGCCTGCGGCCGGTGGTGACGCTCCACCACTTCACCCACCCGACGTGGTTCCACCGCGAGACGCCCTGGCACCAGCCGGCCAGCGTGGACGCCTTCCGCCAGTACGCGCGGCGGTGCGCGGCGCTGCTGGAGGGGCTGGACGCGCTGGTCATCTCCTTCAATGAGCCCATGGTGCTGCTGCTGGGCGGCTTCCTCCAGGGCGCCATTCCCCCGGGGCTCGCCGACGGGCCCACCACCATGAGGGCGATGGAGAACATGGTGCGCGCGCACGCGGCCGCGCGCGAGGAGCTGCTGTCGCGGCTGGGGAGGGTGGAGCTGGGCATCTCCCAGAACACGCTCGCCTTCGCGCCGGACAGGTGGTGGCACCCGCTGGACCGCGCCCTCGTGCGGCTGGGCGCCCAGGCCTACAACCATGCCTTCCATGAGGCGCTGGCCACCGGGAAGCTGCGCGTCACCATGCCGGGCGTGGCCTCCACTCGCGTGGACATTCCCGGGGCGCGCGACTCGGTGGAGTTCATCGGCGTCAACTACTACACCCGCGCGCACCTGCGCTTCGCGCCGCGCCCGCCCTTCATCGAGTTCAAGTACCGCGACACGCAGGGCCGAGGCCTCACCGACATTGGCTGGGAGGACTGGCCGGAGGGCTTCCTCCAGACGCTGCGCGAGGTGAAGCGCTACGGGCGGCCGGTGTGGATTACCGAGAACGGCATCGATGACCGGAGCGGCACGCGCCGGCCCCACTACCTCCATACGCACCTGGCCCAGGTGCTGGCGGCGCGGCAGCTGGGCGTGGACGTGCGCGGCTACCTCTATTGGAGCCTGCTCGACAACTTCGAGTGGCTGGAGGGCTGGGGGCCGCGCTTCGGCCTCTACCACGTGGACTTCGACACCCTGGAGCGCCGCCCCACCCCCGCCTGCGACTACTTCCGGAGCGTGGCAGTCGGCCGCCGGCTCGTTCCTCCGGGCTCCCCGGCCTGA
- a CDS encoding M50 family metallopeptidase encodes MFRFRLGSIPIEVHPSHLLVSAMIAWTSIAGAQGGWPFRQVEGAPALGHASAMVVYILSWMLIVFVSVLIHELGHALASRLFGYRPSIALVWMGGHTLPNDQPGPLPWKRNLLITAAGPFFGLMLGVASGVGYLLLKGRSPALDFFLFTFMVANLFWAVLNMLPVLPLDGGHITATLATRMFGPRRGFVLAQGLALLVCVAAVVFGLKTGSMLFTIIFGMYGVRAFRVVAEAMRGGDKAREATKLQGPLADKLREAKAALDAGRLDDARRLSAQVLETEEGLTQALASHAHHLLGWVALKEGQGRPALDHFSQVQGLPVEPHAVAAAFSLVGDDARAVEWWKQAWQVSSDRTVLHEYAGTLIRLGREPEALKLPGLDPAAAYTCAERVLFIRGAYSEAAAVGEAALRHTPSPTIAYDAACAFARARNAPDAMRMLRRATELGFSDGAYAASDADLAPLHGNADFEAWLTELRHSAVS; translated from the coding sequence ATGTTCCGCTTCAGGCTTGGGAGCATTCCCATCGAAGTCCACCCCAGCCACCTGCTGGTGTCCGCCATGATTGCCTGGACCTCCATCGCCGGAGCCCAGGGAGGCTGGCCGTTCCGTCAGGTGGAGGGGGCGCCCGCGCTCGGCCACGCCAGCGCGATGGTCGTCTACATCCTGTCGTGGATGCTCATCGTCTTCGTGTCCGTGCTCATCCACGAGCTGGGCCATGCCCTGGCCAGCCGGCTGTTCGGCTACCGGCCGAGCATTGCCCTCGTCTGGATGGGCGGCCACACGCTGCCCAATGACCAGCCCGGTCCCCTGCCGTGGAAGCGCAACCTGCTCATCACCGCGGCCGGGCCCTTCTTCGGGCTGATGCTGGGGGTGGCCAGCGGGGTGGGCTACCTCCTGCTCAAGGGCCGCTCGCCCGCGCTCGACTTCTTCCTGTTCACCTTCATGGTGGCCAACCTCTTCTGGGCGGTGCTCAACATGCTGCCGGTGCTGCCGCTGGATGGAGGGCACATCACCGCCACCCTGGCGACCCGGATGTTCGGCCCGCGACGCGGCTTCGTCCTGGCGCAGGGGCTGGCCCTGCTGGTGTGCGTGGCCGCCGTGGTGTTCGGCCTGAAGACGGGCTCCATGCTCTTCACCATCATCTTCGGCATGTACGGCGTGCGGGCCTTCCGCGTGGTGGCGGAGGCCATGCGCGGCGGCGACAAGGCCCGCGAGGCCACGAAGCTGCAGGGGCCTCTGGCGGACAAGCTGCGCGAGGCGAAGGCGGCGCTCGACGCGGGCCGCCTGGACGACGCGCGGCGGCTGAGCGCCCAGGTGCTGGAGACGGAAGAGGGCCTCACGCAGGCGCTCGCGAGCCATGCGCACCACCTGCTCGGGTGGGTGGCGCTGAAGGAGGGTCAGGGGCGGCCCGCGCTGGACCACTTCTCCCAGGTGCAGGGCCTGCCGGTGGAGCCGCACGCGGTGGCGGCGGCCTTCTCGCTGGTGGGCGACGACGCGCGCGCCGTGGAGTGGTGGAAGCAGGCCTGGCAGGTGTCGTCGGACCGCACGGTGCTGCACGAGTACGCCGGCACCCTCATCCGCCTGGGCCGCGAGCCGGAGGCGCTGAAGCTGCCGGGGCTGGACCCGGCGGCGGCCTACACCTGCGCGGAGCGCGTCCTCTTCATCCGCGGCGCCTACTCCGAGGCCGCCGCGGTGGGCGAGGCGGCGCTCCGCCACACGCCCAGCCCCACCATCGCCTATGACGCGGCGTGTGCTTTCGCCCGCGCGCGCAACGCGCCCGACGCGATGCGGATGCTGCGCCGCGCCACGGAGCTGGGGTTCAGCGACGGGGCCTATGCCGCCTCGGACGCGGACCTGGCGCCCCTGCATGGGAACGCGGACTTCGAGGCCTGGCTGACAGAGCTGAGGCATTCCGCCGTGTCCTGA
- a CDS encoding acyl-CoA desaturase has translation MQTSSPALPADNERLNKLSSIPFFVVHLMCLAVFWVGAKPVDVAVCVGLYIIRMWGITAGYHRYFSHRAFKTGRVFQFILALVGSTSTQKGVLWWAANHRHHHRYSDEPEDIHSPIQRGFWWSHVSWILCDKYGETRMEAIKDFARYPELVWLNRLHLVPPVLLAVALYFIGGFSMLVWGFFVSTTLLWHGTFTINSLSHIFGKRRYKTTDTSRNNWLLALITLGEGWHNNHHYHQNTANQGWFWWEVDLSYYSLKALSWVGVVEGLRLPSESTKYAFRKYTAEERAELAAPARFWGARGARAQLVAARTAAGDAAKAAGDAAKVAGDKVREALAAAADHLPGSAPSPQGLLKRQ, from the coding sequence TTGCAGACTTCCTCCCCTGCCCTGCCCGCGGACAACGAGCGTCTCAACAAGCTGTCCTCCATCCCCTTCTTCGTCGTCCACCTGATGTGCCTGGCCGTCTTCTGGGTGGGCGCGAAGCCGGTGGACGTGGCGGTGTGTGTGGGGCTGTACATCATCCGGATGTGGGGCATCACCGCGGGGTACCACCGGTACTTCTCGCACCGGGCCTTCAAGACGGGGCGCGTGTTCCAGTTCATCCTGGCGCTGGTGGGCAGCACGTCCACGCAGAAGGGCGTGCTGTGGTGGGCGGCGAACCACCGGCACCACCACCGCTACTCGGACGAGCCGGAGGACATCCACTCGCCGATTCAGCGCGGCTTCTGGTGGAGCCACGTGAGCTGGATTCTCTGTGACAAGTACGGGGAGACGCGCATGGAGGCCATCAAGGACTTCGCGCGCTACCCGGAGCTGGTGTGGCTCAACCGCCTGCACCTGGTGCCGCCGGTGCTGCTGGCGGTGGCGCTCTACTTCATCGGCGGGTTCTCCATGCTGGTGTGGGGCTTCTTCGTCAGCACCACGCTGCTGTGGCACGGCACCTTCACCATCAACTCGCTCAGCCACATCTTCGGCAAGCGCCGCTACAAGACGACGGACACCAGCCGGAACAACTGGCTGCTGGCGCTCATCACCCTGGGCGAGGGCTGGCACAACAACCACCACTACCACCAGAACACCGCCAACCAGGGCTGGTTCTGGTGGGAGGTGGACCTCAGCTACTACTCGCTGAAGGCGCTCTCCTGGGTGGGCGTGGTGGAGGGGCTGCGGCTGCCCTCGGAGTCCACGAAGTACGCCTTCCGGAAGTACACGGCGGAGGAGCGCGCCGAGCTGGCCGCCCCCGCCCGCTTTTGGGGCGCCCGGGGCGCGCGGGCCCAGCTGGTCGCGGCGCGGACGGCCGCGGGGGACGCCGCCAAGGCAGCAGGGGACGCGGCGAAGGTCGCGGGCGACAAGGTGCGCGAGGCGCTGGCCGCCGCTGCGGACCACCTGCCTGGCTCCGCGCCGTCTCCCCAGGGCCTGCTCAAGCGTCAGTAA
- the dusB gene encoding tRNA dihydrouridine synthase DusB, which produces MPQLGPFSLPNPYILAPMAGVSEMPFRVIAFRLGAALCPTELVSSQGLMRANQRTLKYLRYDAGVERPYSLQIYGGEPEAMALAAQVGKASGAQIIDINMGCPVKKVTKNGSGSALLCDVPRAADIVRAIREATGLPVTCKIRSGWDAKSRNYLQMAAALQEAGCAALAIHPRTREQGYSGQADWGVIADLKRHFPELPIIGNGDVKTPADALRMQETTGCDFVMIGRAALGNPWIFRELLGGPPATPEERCALVLEHLRAHLDFMGDPLGAVRSFRKQLAWYAHGLYGAAAFRAEVNALDLPSAVEDSVRRFFAAANADLEGPGEEQDVDYRAALG; this is translated from the coding sequence ATGCCGCAGCTCGGTCCCTTCTCCCTGCCGAACCCCTACATCCTGGCCCCCATGGCCGGGGTGAGCGAGATGCCCTTCCGCGTCATCGCCTTCCGCCTGGGCGCCGCCCTCTGCCCCACGGAGCTCGTCAGCTCCCAGGGGCTGATGCGGGCCAACCAGCGCACGCTGAAATACCTGCGCTACGACGCCGGGGTGGAGCGGCCCTATTCGCTGCAAATCTACGGCGGCGAGCCCGAGGCCATGGCCCTCGCCGCCCAGGTGGGCAAGGCGTCCGGCGCGCAAATCATCGACATCAACATGGGCTGCCCGGTGAAGAAGGTGACGAAGAACGGCTCCGGCAGCGCGCTCCTCTGTGACGTGCCCCGCGCGGCCGACATCGTCCGGGCCATTCGCGAGGCCACCGGGCTGCCCGTCACCTGCAAGATTCGCTCGGGCTGGGACGCGAAGAGTCGCAACTACCTCCAGATGGCCGCCGCCCTCCAGGAGGCCGGCTGCGCCGCGCTCGCCATCCACCCCCGCACCCGCGAGCAGGGCTACTCGGGCCAGGCGGACTGGGGCGTCATCGCCGACCTGAAGCGCCACTTCCCGGAGCTGCCCATCATCGGCAACGGGGACGTGAAGACGCCCGCGGACGCGCTGCGCATGCAGGAGACCACCGGCTGCGACTTCGTGATGATTGGCCGTGCCGCGCTCGGCAACCCGTGGATATTCCGCGAGCTGCTGGGCGGCCCGCCCGCCACCCCGGAGGAGCGCTGCGCCCTGGTGCTGGAGCACCTGCGCGCGCACCTGGACTTCATGGGGGACCCGCTGGGCGCCGTGCGCTCCTTCCGCAAGCAGCTGGCGTGGTACGCCCACGGGCTGTACGGGGCCGCCGCCTTCCGCGCGGAGGTGAACGCGCTGGATTTGCCCTCGGCCGTGGAGGACTCCGTGCGCCGCTTCTTCGCCGCCGCCAACGCGGACCTCGAGGGCCCCGGCGAGGAGCAGGACGTGGACTACCGCGCGGCGCTCGGCTGA